The window taagaaccttcAGCGGCCTGAAATGTACCTTCGGACAAAAACGTTTGGTGTATTATAGTAAAATGTCTTATATATAATTTTTGCTTTGTTGGATTATTAatttaatataaaagaaaataatattttataaggttataattcaaattgattcaaaaacatgttttgttttgtttttttaggctTATCCGGCAGTTCATATAGCTTGTAAAGGTCTATCAAATGTTATGCTTTTACTAAAAGGGTAAGTCTGGCCAAGCTCTTTTACCTCAACTATATATCTGAAGCTCAGTGTATTACGGTAGGTTtcataaacacacatgatttgAAAATATATTTGCTTTCTGTTCTTACTTGTGTATGCAAGTAGTCCCAAACTCAAGGCACTGCTACATCTATATATCTACAATATACTGtgataaactgaaaaaaaatatgcaaaggAGTGTGAAAGTCATTAAGATCTAAATTACAAAATATAAGTGACAGGTCTAAAGGCCCACCTGATCACCAAGCCCGTTTAGGACAGACAGATGTTTTGCAGGATAACTTGCAAATATGGTGGCTGTGGCATTTTCACCTGTAACAATAAATTCTCCTTTGGTAAAGTCCATCAAAGCATCTGCAAAAGAAATGTTTACAAAATTACTACCATGAAGCTCatctaatatttaaaaaataagtcaGGCATCAAAACAGTATCAACTATAATACTGAGAAGCATCATTGTTTTGGCTCTTTAACATGTACATCTGGTTtgtgattattgttattattggaTGGTTATTCGGGGTTTCCTCAGAAAAATCCTGCTTTTTGGTACTGGCGAAATTTACACCCACCATAATACAATCCATAGACGGCACATGATCCAGCAAAAGCCCCCAGGAACTGTGCTGCCACGTATATGGGGAACTTCTTTAGAGGCAGCTTCCCCAGGATCAGCATGGCCAGAGAGACTGCCGGGTTCACGTGGGCTCCTGGAACAATGCACAAATGCATTAAGAACATAACATCACAGCATATACAAGCCGAAGATGAGAAACAATAGTAATCAACAATGATTTTATGACACAAAAAAAGCTTTGGCAAAAAttaagacctgttttctatgatgAATGATGGCCACACAGTTCTCAAAGCCCTATAACCtcaaacactcagtttatcaCTCTGAATACTTTGCATTGAGCATATGAGACTCTTATATTACACCTAGACTCACCGTAAGgctggttttaaaaaaataatcaaagaaGATGCAGCATGGCTACAGATGTCATTAACTTCTTTGCTCCATAGTCTTCTTCCTTGTTAAGCTACATCAGGCCTTTCCCCCCTCCCCCACATCATGAAATATTCCCCTAGACCTGCAAACAAACTTAGATGTGTGAAATTGATGGAGTTACCCTTTAAACGATAATTATCAAATGTTGATTGACAAATTAATTGACTAATCATTTAAGCTCTAAATCAGATGTCAAACATCTGAGACCGAGGACGAGGATTTGGCCAGGCATTTAAAAGTCTCTTATGTCTTACCAGATGAGGTGAAACCAGTGTGCAGTGGATTAAAACACTTGGTGAcgtcctgtctgatcatttcatgCTTGTGATCAAACCCTCTGCTAACAATCTTCAGGATATTTTCAAACAAAGGGCACCGGGTTTGTGTGCCTTCAGAGTCAATACTTTTTCTTCTGCATTGTCCTGAAGAGGCGTGTTTGAACACATTCCAGCCAATTGTTATTGGGCTGTGATGGCAGTGTGGGGTCATTTATTTAACACTCTGGGATCTTGGCTTTGACCTAGATGTGGTAACACCACTGGGGGTATCGGCCATGCGCCCATTGTTAATCTCCCCATCCTGTTCACAAACACAGACCACGACAACCAGCCAGACCTGCCTGTCTGAATTGCATCTGACATAATCTGCCTGAATCTGCTTAAGGCACACGTAGGCTGCGGGTCATTAGAGTGACCATGATGTGTCACACTTACCGTACACTGTCATCTAAAATCTCAGACTACAAAGTGAAAACAATTGTGTTTTCTTCTCCTATGGAGCCGCCCTGCCAGGGGAGCCTAGAAAGCCAGGCTTGCCACACCTGACTCCCCTCCTCTCCAGAGACCCATGCCCCAGTAAAGCTCATTAGTCCAATACCTATGATCATCTTCAGAGATGTCGTTGGACAGAAGATTCCCACTGAGCCGTGGACCCCAGGGCTGAATGGCTCAGTCATGCAGCAAAAGCTCTTCATATATTAACCTTGCTGTCCTCAAGTTTTTCAGCCACTCTTCTGAAGCTTTAAAACTCCTCTTATTAATCATGTCGCTCAAGTAAAACTGAACCATGAGTCTCAGTGCTCACAGTAATCATCCCTAacagcaaaaaagaagaagtaatTATCTGTCGCACTGACATTTTGCACTCAGTAATGTTTAGTGTTGATATTTATGGGAAAATTAActctaaattatttttaaaacatgcatttgGAGCAAAGTCAGCAagcctttattcatttatttttttttaataaaatttgatTACGTGTAGTTTTTGTTCCAGTGTGACCACTGAAATGAATTTTAATGAGATCTCAACAAAATAAGTGCCCCAAAAAGTGTCTGGAGGTGTTTAAAGATAGCTGCTGAGTCGTGAGACTCGCAAGAAAACATTGCACCTGGAAAATGATCAGCCCCCGCTACATCTTTCCATGTCTTCCTGTGATCTTAAAAAGGATTCAAGTGAGTTTTacccttatatatatatatatatgtatatagagagagaattctgaaaaagtcagaattctgattttaatttcagaattctggaagaaaaaaaaaagacgccctcacttttttttccccagtggccctaatcctcttccgtagaAAGCAGATAAAtggaaatgaggaaaaaaagtaaagaagaggCAGGAAAAAGACCATTcaaccacattatgggtgctgAGCTTGCAAAGTTAACCAAATACTAAGACCTTTAACGAAGTACAGCCTACATGACATTAATATTATGAGCAGGGATGTCAAATTCTTTTAATGTCGCAGGCCTCATACAACCCATTTTGATCTTTAGTGGGCCAGATCGGACCAGTAAAACTATGTGATAAGTGTGTGAAATTACAAACTTCTGGTTGTTCATTAGTCAGACTTTCCTGTAATTatgaaatataaagtttttcttAATTCACTGaaaatttcagatttttgtttGCCTTTGTAACTGTGAAGTCACTGTAAAGAAAaatcaagcaaacaaaaaatcagtttttatggCAGATAGTGAAAAAACATGAACTTTTTAATCATTTGATAGTTTATCCATAAATTGCTTTGTGTCTGGTCGGATTGGAGTCGTTGCTGGGCCGATTCTGGCCCCTAGGCCGCATGTTTGGCATCCTTGATTTAGCGTAAATGGGATATTTCAGTCTTCgattcttaaaaaataataatcattttaaaaaaatcttttttttggggGCATTGTGGAGTGGAGTGTGTGTATTAATGAGAGAGAAGAAAGGCACTGATATGTTTGCAAAACTTTCCACTCCAATGTGCTTCTTTAAATTATACAGACAACAGAATTATTAAAAACATCTACCAGGACTATGCCTAAAAATGAATTCACTTATTataatatgtttgtttgttttttgttttttttaaaaacccaaattttatttatgaaacTCTGTCTTCTCCAAAGCCAAAAACAAACTCTGAAGCCTGCAAAGAATTGCAAACGTAACCCTCATGCAACAGcaaatattcatttttaaacaaaggtGCTGGTAAGCTCATGTTACCACTGAACTCGCCGCTTCCCCTTACTTCAGATacattaaacttttcttttcagcAGTGACTAAGCCTTCAGATGCCACAGCATTTATATAATCTCTTATTTCAGCCTTGAAGCTTTTTCCCCTTCAAATACTGATGAAATGTCCATACATCTCATGGAGTCTGCACAATGCAACCCTTGACACACTGGATACTGTAATCACTGATTAATGGACGCTCACTTTGGCTCAGACAGCCTATGAGAAGCACCGTGACATTTAACAACTATCCCCTTCTATCCCTGTCATTGCTGGCAGAGCCGAGCAGGGTCTGCTTAATCCTCAAGGAATGCACCCGATAAAGTCCCATTGGGGCAAAATTTCCAGACTTAGACCATTCAGACTACTATTAAACAGACATGTAGCCCATTAGAgaggataattaaataatggcAGTAATTTAGTGTCATAAGGAtcataaaaatataaactttATGTTAAGACCTATACCGCCTCTCgtcctgtgacagctgggataggctccagcgccccccacgACCCttaaaaggataagcggaagcaaatggatggatgtatggatggatggaaacacagagaaaagtaATCTGGAGCAGTGTGACCTTCATTACCAGcctagtttttttttccagggtaAATTATTAAGTAACTGAAAGATTTTTATATACGAAAACAACTGAATTAGTGAGGAAAAACAATGTGACAACAAATTGAAACTAGCGCTTTATCATGTGCCTGCAGGTAGAACCAaaacacattattacattattacacAATTATGTGTCTCTATTGTGGGAATGTGTCCTTTTCTTTGGTACTAAGACTTTAAACTCAGtatttttggctgttttttaacatttgagCGACCAAAACAATCAATTCATCTGCTAAAAATTTGATATTCAAATTGTAACTTgtttaaaaaagggggggggggggggcatcatTAAAAGAGGGGAACTTTTACCTGACACTCCCCCTGCAATATAGACGGCCATCATGACTCCAAGAGTGAAACCAATGTGGACGCTCAGTATGTCACCAGGACCTGCTCTGCTCAGGACCATCTGGGCTACCGAACCGCATCCAAAGAGCTGGAACACAAACAAGAACAGAAACATAAACAGCAGAGGCAGAGAGgctcactgtgtttaatttaattAGTCCAATTATACCCACCATTAATACTAGCCCTCTTGTCCACCATCTGCAGCAATTTGTACAATTTGTAGCTGGAAACAATAATGAGTCCCCCACTTAATTAGGTAAAGGGTGTGGTTGATTTAAAGGCAAATAAAAAAGGCTGC is drawn from Oreochromis aureus strain Israel breed Guangdong linkage group 1, ZZ_aureus, whole genome shotgun sequence and contains these coding sequences:
- the aqp9b gene encoding aquaporin-9b isoform X2: MLFGCGSVAQMVLSRAGPGDILSVHIGFTLGVMMAVYIAGGVSGAHVNPAVSLAMLILGKLPLKKFPIYVAAQFLGAFAGSCAVYGLYYDALMDFTKGEFIVTGENATATIFASYPAKHLSVLNGLGDQVIATAALVICILAITDRKNIGAPKGMEPLCIGLIIAAIGVSMNLNCGYPINPARDLGPRVFTALAGWGMEVFRAGGCWWWIPVVGPMVGGAVGAGVYLIFIELHHPEPEKQEENNVQDKYEIVTMT